One genomic segment of Equus przewalskii isolate Varuska chromosome 13, EquPr2, whole genome shotgun sequence includes these proteins:
- the MACIR gene encoding macrophage immunometabolism regulator isoform X2, producing MEVDVNGESRSALATLPLPVAEAGSPGKAEAEKPRCSSTPCSPMRRTVSGYQILHMDSNYLVGFTTGEELLKLAQKCTGGEESKGEAMPSLRSKQLDAGLARSSRLYKARSRYYQPYEIPAVNGRRRRRMPSSGDKCTKSLPYEPYKALHGPLPLCLLKGKRAHSKSLDYLNLDKMSIKEPADTEVLQYQLQHLTLRGDRVFARNNT from the coding sequence ATGGAAGTAGATGTTAATGGAGAGTCCAGAAGTGCCCTGGCCACTCTGCCCTTGCCCGTGGCCGAGGCCGGCTCCCCGGGAAAGGCCGAGGCCGAGAAGCCCCGCTGCTCCAGCACGCCGTGCTCCCCGATGCGCCGGACTGTGTCAGGCTACCAGATCCTCCACATGGACTCTAACTATTTGGTTGGCTTCACGACTGGTGAGGAACTCCTGAAGTTAGCCCAGAAGTGCACAGGAGGTGAAGAGAGTAAGGGAGAAGCCATGCCTTCCTTGCGCTCTAAACAGCTGGATGCAGGACTTGCACGTTCCTCTCGTTTGTATAAAGCCAGGAGTAGGTACTACCAGCCATACGAGATTCCAGCTGTCAATGGCAGGAGGCGAAGGCGGATGCCCAGCTCAGGAGACAAGTGCACTAAATCTTTACCTTATGAACCTTATAAGGCCCTCCATGGGCCCCTGCCTCTTTGTCTTCTTAAAGGTAAGAGGGCTCATTCCAAATCTCTGGACTACCTCAATCTAGATAAAATGAGCATCAAGGAGCCAGCTGACACAGAAGTGCTACAGTACCAGCTGCAACACCTAACCCTCAGAGGGGACCGTGTTTTTGCTAGGAATAATACATGA